The genomic stretch taaattttatcttttttaaattatattcaCTCAAATTacttatatatttttcaaaatctttttgcaattgatttttttttccaaataatTATAGGaagataaatttgaatatacatatttaatgtTCCATCTATCTCATATAAATAGTCCACTTCTATATTTGGTGACTTTTTTTGTCTAATGAAGTGGagttcattctccactaatactccaaatcactttctctctcaaatcctctcatatattaccaattttgcatcaacccatgtcatcccaaaagtgtctatttttatgggacgaagggagtaatatttaacgTGATTCAAAAATCatctaataaatatatatgaaatactattaaaaatagaaaattataggaatatatataatttaattctcgaatataacaatttttaatttggagtactacaatttaataaaaaaaacattaaaagtacattttaaaaaaaaatgataaaataataatttaatttatgggTTATCCAACCTAGCTTGGGCTAGATTGAGTCTAAATTTATAGAAAGAAAATGCAGCCCAATCTCGCCTACTTTAGTCATGGGCCTGGGTCTAGAATGGTCTTGACATGCGCCGCCAATTGACAACTCTTAAAAGGATGTAATGTGATGGTTGACATTTAATTTGCATTAAAAATGCTCAAGCCAAGCAAGCAAATGGAAACAACCATCAAACCACAAGaacaaaacacacccaaactaACACCAAAAGTAAAGAAAAGCTAGAAAGTAAAAACATCTATATCATGGCTCTAGCCTCTAGGTATTAAAAACAAACACCAACCCAAAAATGATTACATGTTGTTAATGGTTTTGGACTTATgtttactccatccgtcccatagaaatagaccatatttccttttttgttcgtcccatataaatagtccatatccatttatggttaacattttttcttcttctcttttagtTTATCATTTATGGTCCCACCACTcattacacaatttcaactactttttcttcttctctcttactttaccaattacagtACATATTAAAACCCATGCCAACTCTAAAGGgcttatttctatgggacggagggagtataatttagtgGGCAGATAGTAACTCTGGATTATTTTTGTCTATGTAATTAATTATACACGTTAATATGGGTTTGGTTCTAATATAGTACTATTGAACTGTGATTAAtgactaattaattttaatgaCCGAATTGGAGTCCAAATTAGGGCCATCAGATGTACGTAATTGAGTGGTTTTTTTTTATGAGATTCGCTGATGTGTAAAttatttcggtcttcattacaaactcattttacttcattgtagtaggtttattaatttattccgGTACGTAGTACTTTGAAACTaaagtatgattttacttactTCCAGTAGGTTATGAAATAATTCAACACATGTTTCATTCAAATTCATTGAACTGGATTTTTACTTACCTCTAGTAGTTTCAACTAAGTcttgggctggcccgaatagcctgccaaatttataggttagggctgaaaatttccagcccgattagcccgcacccgattaacccgcaaccgtTAGGGCCaaacccgaaaacccgatgggctggcctggaaactcaataaaatttatattgttctatttgtttgactctaattcgacacttcagttattattttataatatagattactgaaaaaataactttccattttatatattaagtttttattagaataagagataaatgaattagaaacttcaaattcactaaaaaatatatttaaatttctaaacatgctttaaaatttcttgatgttatgttttattttgtataaatctcaaatattagtatttgatcatgtttatttttgagtttacgcatatatcttaaatttatcataattaaatattttatattttataaatataactaatttacaacattatttattggattgatcgcatgttaattttatcggtagcaacccgattaacccgatgggctagcccgaaacccgagcttttagggttagggttgaacttttataactcggaaaaatcacaacccgatttgctcgcacccgattgacccgcaacccgaatagggttggcccaaaacccggtgggctggcccgatagACATCCCTAAATATAACTATAAACTTAACTCCAATggtttattaattatataattttcttCATTATCATATCTATATCAAGCCATAGAAACATCTATAATTTGAACGGTGGTGTCATTGTTTGCTATATTAGAGGGTGGATAACTAAAAAGTTAATTttccaattaaataaaaatatagtactgaTCTTGGGTTCAACTTGCATGTGCCCGTGTAAATTTCATCTCATGTGGTCCAATGTAGAATTTTGCAGCTTAAATGGCGGTGTTGTGATTCCACTGATTGGGGTATTAGTATTGGAACATTATAACTTGTGATTAAATTGTTTcatgattaattattttatgtttattatgtttctaatttcatttaattaatttattgtcTCATATATATCAATGTTAAAATATATCTTAATCCATGTATCCATATATATGGGTGTGATACTAGGTAAAAATAAAGTTATACACATCGGAGGtggttttttaaattaattttgattcttttaaaaataaatgaaatattaaaatacGACGTATATTACTCTCCCTGTTGTATCAAGCTATGTATTTCAACATTATGAATGAATACAAACTCCAAATATATACTATCTATCTAATATGCAGTTCGACTCTTCTTTCGCGATCCGGGAAaaaaccaacaaagaaaactcgTAAATGAGCTTATTTATCACATATATTTGAAGCATAAGAAGTTTCAATTATTTTAGCAGTAAACTAACAAGAAATCAAACACCCAAACAAGCATACATATAAGCCGATAATCATGGAATTTAGGCTCCACAATATTCCTTGAGAGGATCCGGCGAAGACCTCCCAGCATCTGTGTAGATAAAATCAATGAACTTGTAGTAATCAAAAGGCTTGTAGAGCAAAGGATGATCTTTATTCACCAACTCTTCCGGAGTCTTAATCACACACCCTTCTTTCGGAACCGAAAACAATCCGATAGTGTATCGAGCTTCATCCCCGCTCACCACCACCCTGTGGATTGGAGCATGCAGTCGCCCGTTTGTCCATGCCTGTAAATGAAGTGTATCGGTGAAGTAAAATACGAGATTTGTTACAAATGAAAAGgccaaaaaattatttaaaaaatcatgatctccattcatgaaaaatagtctcaacAGTAGATGACAcgtattttaatgagaaattagtaAAGTGAAGGAAATACATGTTTTGAGTATGttgtaaaaaaattgaaaaaatatgactattttttgTAAATGAGGATAGTAGTAACATACATGGAACGAGGTCGCGACCATGACAACGATTGAATCGAGTGATGTAGGATCTGCAGGGATCCAAGTTTTGCCATCTTTGGTAAGAATCTGCAAACCGTTAACATGATTGAGCTGATGCAATATGGAGATAATGTTCTTGTCTGCATGGGGAAAAAATCCGAGCGTTGAGTGAGGCGTTCGAGGCGCCTCGTACTTCTGGAAACGACAGAGGTAATTCGTGGAGTTGAGGTGTTCGTCTATGTATTTTTCCAGTCCAAGACTCTCCACCACCATCCGCCTCACAATCTTGTCCAGTTCAGACAGTTTCTCACAGTATAACTGTATATCTTTGCTGTTACAATAGTacaatcaagaaggaaataatctgtcttaatgcacaattgttttagtcaaaatttAATGTTAGATGAAAGCTGAAAAAAAAATGCAACCCAATTGATGTTTCCAAATAAACACAAACAATATTCAAcaaaaattaatgtaaaaaagACACTATGTAGAACACTAGTACATAAGTATCATAAGAGAAACTATTATATGAATCTCAATAGTCAAATCATCAAAAGTTAGCAACATTAACCTTTTTAGTAGACCCACATGTATTAAAAATGGTCATCAAGAAGGtagtattaataaattaaacaaaaagggGATTGAACCTGAAAGTGGGATTGCCTTGATCAGGCCACATCAGGTTGGCGAAGGTGTCGACTACGTGAGACGAGAGGGCGCCATCGATGCCCATACTTTCCATGAGTGGACTAAAATTGTTTTG from Salvia splendens isolate huo1 chromosome 4, SspV2, whole genome shotgun sequence encodes the following:
- the LOC121799527 gene encoding probable 2-oxoglutarate-dependent dioxygenase AOP1 — its product is MSCASMKLPLIDLNNLGENDSPRWESTKIQIREALQEYGCFEATFNNIIPFELRKSVGDGIRQLFDLPLAIKLLNNSHKPLHGYIGQNNFSPLMESMGIDGALSSHVVDTFANLMWPDQGNPTFSKDIQLYCEKLSELDKIVRRMVVESLGLEKYIDEHLNSTNYLCRFQKYEAPRTPHSTLGFFPHADKNIISILHQLNHVNGLQILTKDGKTWIPADPTSLDSIVVMVATSFHAWTNGRLHAPIHRVVVSGDEARYTIGLFSVPKEGCVIKTPEELVNKDHPLLYKPFDYYKFIDFIYTDAGRSSPDPLKEYCGA